Proteins encoded within one genomic window of Esox lucius isolate fEsoLuc1 chromosome 12, fEsoLuc1.pri, whole genome shotgun sequence:
- the LOC114829976 gene encoding uncharacterized protein LOC114829976, translated as MAPKSGKAKSKTKYTYLEEIFEEIQRESDRELDKDSLSELSFDSGEEELFLEGKDPVLDCGSDSDSDDLWEPAAKRQPQSSSPALTTSGASTSAIVSGSTTSTPFVSKITPGPMSSTPTPVRPSRGVKRPAQRQRRASAPADTPTEGEDRWHTVLEEDVEPRPPTFRPKRQPGPQLDMTGTYSPLHLFQLFITTSVLATLVSNTNKYGTKKQA; from the exons ATGGCTCCTAAAAGTGGGAAAGCGAAATCCAAGACCAAGTACACATACTTGGAGGAGATTTTTGAGGAGATTCAGCGAGAGAGTGACCGAGAGCTAGACAAGGACTCTCTTAGTGAACTAAGTTTTGATTCTGGCGAGGAAGAATTGTTCTTGGAAGGAAAGGATCCCGTTTTAGATTG tggaAGCGACTCAGACTCGGATGATCTCTGGGAGCCGGCTGCAAAGAGACAACCACAATCAAGCAGTCCTGCCCTCACTACTTCAGGAGCATCTACATCTGCCATTGTTTCTGGGTCTACAACAAGCACACCTTTTGTCTCCAAAATCACTCCAGGTCCGATGTCATCCACACCTACCCCCGTCCGGCCATCCAGAGGTGTGAAGAGACCAGCCCAGAGACAAAGACGGGCCAGTGCACCAGCTGACACCCCCACTGAGGGAGAGGACCGTTGGCACACAGTACTGGAGGAGGATGTGGAGCCACGTCCACCCACATTCAGGCCTAAAAGGCAGCCTGGACCTCAGCTGGACATGACTGGGACATACAGCCCCCTCCATCTGTTCCAGCTGTTTATTACTACCTCTGTTCTTGCGACGCTGGTGTCGAACACCAACAAGTATGGGACTAAAAAGCAAGCTTGA